The Pontibacter korlensis sequence CGCTACATCTGTATACACGGCCATTTCTACCAGCCACCTCGCGAAAACCCCTGGTTAAACGAGGTGGAGCTGCAGGAATCTGCTGCACCTTATCACGACTGGAACGAGCGTATTTCAGATGAATGCTATGCCCGTAATTCTGCTTCGCGCATCCTGAATGGTAACGGTAACATTGTAGATATCATCAACAACTACAGTTACATGAGCTTTAACTTCGGCCCTACCCTGCTGGAGTGGATGCAAAAACACGATCCCGAAACCTACCAGGCTATACTGGATGCCGACAAGGAAAGTATAAAACGCTTTTCCGGCCACGGTTCAGCGCTTGCGCAGGTGTACAATCATATCATCATGCCGCTGGCCAACGAGCGCGATAAGCATACGCAGGTAATTTGGGGTATCTATGATTTTAAGAAGCGCTTCGGGCGCAACCCGGAAGGCATGTGGCTAGCCGAAACAGCTGCCGATACACCTACTCTGGAAGTACTGGCGGAGCACGGCATTAAGTTTACCATCCTTTCGCCTTACCAGGCAAAGGCCTTCCGCAAGATAGGAGAAAGAGAATGGGTAAAAGCGGAAGGAGCCAATATCAACCCGCGTCGCCCTTACCTCTGCAAGCTGCCTTCAGGCCGCGAGATCGTGCTGTTCTTTTACGATGCCCCGGTATCGCAGGGGATTGCCTTTGAGGGCTTGCTGGAACATGGGGAGGATTTTGCCCATCGGCTAGGCGGCACTTTTGACGCCCACTCAAGGGAGCCACAACTCATGCACATTGCCACCGACGGTGAAACCTACGGCCACCATCACCGCTTCGGCGAGATGGCGCTTTCTTATGCCTTGCACCACATCGAGGAAGAAAAGATGGCGCAGGTCACGGTATATGGCGAATACCTCTCAAAGTTTCCGCCTCATTATGAGGCACAGATCATTGAGGCAAGTTCCTGGAGTTGTGCCCATGGCGTAGAGCGCTGGCGTAGTAACTGCGGCTGTAACACTGGAGGCCACCCTAGCTGGAACCAGGAGTGGCGAAAACCCATCCGGGAGTCTTTCGATTGGCTTAGAGATAAACTTGTCCCCCTGTATGAGCAGGAAATCAGAAGCCTTGGAGCAGACCCATGGACCACCAGGAATGACTACATCCAGGTGATTATGGATCGATCTGAGGCCAATGTCGCGTCGTTTATCAAGAACCATACAACAAGACAACTTACTACAGAGGAGCAGGTGCGCTTTCTGAAACTGATGGAAATGCAGTACCATACCCTGCTCCTTTATACTAGCTGCGGTTGGTTCTTTGATGAAGTCACCGGCATCGAAACAGTTCAGGACGTACTTTACGCCGCACGTGCCCTGCAGCTTGCCCGGGACTTGAGTGGCGGGGACCTGGGGCCTGAGTTTATACAGCGCTTGAGCCAAGCCAAGAGTAACCACAAAGACCGTGAAGACGCCGGTGCCTCTTATATCAAGACTGTGAAGCCTACCATGATCGACCTGCTGCGTGTGGGAGCTCACTATGCTGTATCCTCCCTCTTCCAGAACTTTCCGGAAGAGCTGGACCTGTACTGCTACACGGCCTCTTCCGAAGATTATGACTATATACAAGCTGGCCGCCAGAAGTTGGCAATAGGACGCGCCACAATAAAGAGCAAAGTCACCTGGGAGGAGATAACAATTACCTACAGCGTGCTGCACCTCGGCGACCACCAGCTGTTTGGCGGCGTGCGGAAGTTCATGACCCTTCAGGATTACAACAGGCTACACCAGGAGCTAAAAACGGCTTTCGAGCGCGGCTACGTGAGCGAAGTGATCATGCTATTAGACAAGCACTTTGAGTCGCACAACTACTCTTTCTGGCACCTGTTTAAAGACGATCAGAAAAAGATACTTAACCAGGTTCTCGCACAGACCATGGAGAATCTCGAAAAAGATTTCCAGCAGCTGTACGACAATAACTATGCGCTCATAGCGGCCATTCAGACCATAGGCATGCAGATGCCTCGTCCACTACAAACCACAGTAGACCATATTGTGAATACCCGACTGCAGACTGAGTTCGAATCAGAAGAGCCGGACCCGCAGGAAATAAGGCGATCCCTGGAGGAGGTAAAACGCATGCACGTTACCCTGGATTATGAGACACTGGAGTTTGCCCTGTCGCAGCGTGTAGACCTGCTGATGAAGAAGATTCAAGAGCACCCACAGGACATCGCCACCATAGACCTGATGATAGCGCTATTGGAGGTAGTTACCGGCTCCAAGCTTGCAACAGACTATTGGCAGGCCCAGAACATTGCCTTCAGAATGCAACAGCATGAGTATAAAGATATGAAAAAGCGCAGCCAGCAAGGCAACAAAGAAGCCATGAACTGGTGCCAAAAGTTCGAGAAGCTTTACCAGAACCTCAACCTGAAAATTTAACTATGACTTATATACCATCAGCCACTTACAGGCTACAGACTTCGCCTAACTTTAAACTGAGCGATATAAAACAGCTCATCCCTTACCTGCATGAACTGGGCATCAGCACCATATACTCTGCTCCCATTTTCTGTGCCCGCCCCGGTAGCGAGCACGGCTACGACGTTACGGCTCCGTATGATATAAACCCAGAGGTTGGCACACAGAAGGAGCTGCGCGAAATTGCAGCCGAACTGAAGGAGCGCGGCATGGGCTGGCTACAGGACATTGTGCCTAACCACATGGCTTTTCACCCGGATAACGTATGGTTGATGGACGTACTGGAGAAAGGGCCGCAGTCGCAGTTTTATACTTTCTTCGATATTGATTTCCACCACCCGGACTTTAACGGGCAGGTGATGGTGCCATTTTTAGGAGAACCGCTGGATAAGATAGTAGAGCAAGGGCAGCTAGAACTTAAGCTAACGGAGAAAGGCATTAGTCTTAACTACTTCGACAATGTTTACCCGGTTAGTGTGTCCAGCTACCGTCCTTTACTACAGGAGGCACTTCAGGCATCTGGTGATCCGGAGGTATCTAAACAGGCAAACCAAAGCCTGAAAGAACTGGAGTTGCTGGAGGCAGAAGAAAGTATAAACCCAGCAGCCTGGGGCAACTTCAAGAAGAAACTCTATAAAACAGAGGCCTTACGAAAAGCACTGGAACAGGTGCTGCAAAATACCAGCGAGGAAAAAGAGAAGCTGGAAAAGATACTGCAAAAGCAGCATTACATACTTAGCCATTGGCAGGACACCGAAAAGCAGATAAACTACCGCCGCTTCTTTACAGTAAACGACCTGATCTGTCTCCGCATGGAGCACCCGGAGGTGTTCGAACAGTATCACCAATTTATCAAACAGCTCTGCGACCAGGATATCCTGCAGGGCCTGCGTGTTGACCACGTAGACGGTTTGCTTGACCCAACTACGTACCTGAAGCGCCTGCGCCAGCTGGCTGGCCCTGAGAAGTACATCATCGTGGAGAAGATTCTGGAAGGCGAAGAGCAGTTACCAGAGCGCTGGCCTATACAGGGCAACAGCGGCTATGATTTCCTGGCTTGGGTTAGCAACCTTTATACTTCTGCCAAAGGCCGTCGCAAGCTTACCGAAGTATACCACCGCCTGATACCAGCTGCTCCTGATAATTATGAGCAGCTGGTGTTCGACAAAAAAATGTTTATCCTGAACAACTACATGAAGGGTGAACTGGAGAACCTGCTGCGCCTACTGCAGGAGCGCCACCTGATACCACTGGACCCGGAGGAGCAATGGCGTAAGGCACTGGCAGTACTGTTGGCGGCCTGGCCGGTATACTGTATTTATGGCAACCGCCTACCACTCTCTAAAGATGAGATGGAGGTAGTAGATAATGCCTTTGCCGAAGCTAATAAACAGGCGCCGGACGTAGCCGAGCAACTGAAGCACCTGCACACACTCTTTACCCTCACTCCGGATGATACTGAGGATACAAAGCATCACAAGCTATACTTTGTGATGCGTAGCCAGCAGTTTACCGGTCCGCTGGCTGCCAAAGGTGTAGAGGATACGACATTTTATACTTATAACCGCCTCATCTCACTTAACGAAGTAGGCAACAGCCCCGACATTTTCCACCTCGAGACAGAGGAGTTTCATGAGCGGATGCTGTATCGCCAGCGCGTATATCCGCACTCCATCAACGCCACTGCCACCCACGATACAAAACGTGGCGAAGGAGCCCGCATGCGCCTGAACGTGCTGAGCGAGTTGCCGGAAGAATGGGAAGAGAAGGTTACCGGCTGGCTTCAGATCTCCCAAAAGTATACAACAGAGTCTACCAAGAACGACCTGTACTTCCTGTTCCAGACGCTGCTGGGCGTACTGCCACTGGAAGGTGAGGTAGATGAGACACTTATACAGCGGGTGCAGGAGTACCTGGAGAAAGCACTGCGTGAGGCAAAAGTAAATACGGACTGGTCAGCACCAAACGAGACGTATGAGCAGGCCATGAAAAACCTGGTGCATCAGCTGCTGCAGGAGGACGAAGACTTTATGCACTCCTTCCAGCCTTTCTTCCTGAAAGTGGCGCACTACGGCTGGATCTATTCACTCTGCCAATCGCTGCTTAAGCTTACCTGCCCGGGCGTGCCGGATGTGTACCAAGGCACCGAATTCTGGGACCTAAGCCTGGTTGACCCTGACAACCGCCGCCCTGTGGACTATGATCTGCGCTACCGCTACCTGCAGGAATTGCAGCAGGAGGAAGCCAAAGATGCGCTAAACCTGCACAAGGCCCTGCTGCACCACCCAGAGAACTCTAAGGTAAAATTATACTTGCTGCACAAAGTGCTGGCTACCCGCCGCGACATGCAGGACCTGTTCGATAAAGGAGACTATGTACCCCTGCAGGTACACGGGGCAAAGCAGCAGCACGTATTAGCCTTTGCCCGCCACTATCAGGGTAAATGGGCGATTGTAGCTGTTCCGCTACTTCTTACCAGCCTGGTAAACGGACATGAATTGCCACTAGGTGAGGAAGTATGGCAAGACACAGCCATTGTATTACCTGAAACCGCGCCACAGGGCTGGCAACAGGTGCTTGGGCAAAGTACGTTAAACGCGAATGGTACGCTACCCGTAGCACAACTACTTAAGACATTCCCTGTCGCACTATTAACTGCTTGAGATTTATGATTATAGATAACCGTAGTGCAGGAATCCTGCTTCATATTACTTCGCTTCCCTCCCGCTTTGGTATCGGCGACCTGGGTCCGGAGGCTTATACTTTCGCCGATCAGTTAGAAGAGGCCGGACAGCGCTTTTGGCAGATTTTGCCCCTCAACCCGACAGAGGAAAGTTATGGCAACTCTCCCTATAGCAGCCACTCTGCCTTTGCAGGAAACCCGCTGCTTATTAGTCCGGAGCTATTGGTAAAGGACGGCCTGTTGCACGACAAAGACCTGCAGCACAATGAGAAGTTCGATGATGCCCGAGTGGACTATGCCACAGTAAGTAAGTTTAAGCTGAAGTTGTTGCAAAGGGCTTTTAAAAACTTTAGCGATGAGCTGCCCGACAAATTATGGAAGGAATTTGCTGATTTTCAGAAAGAGCATAAACTGTGGCTACAGGACTTTGCCAACTTTGTAGCCTTTAAAAAGCACTTTGGTGACAAAGGCTGGGTAGATTGGCCAAAGGAGATAAAGCAGCGCGACAAGAAGGCTGTAAAAGAACTGGCTGAGGAGCTAAACGAGCAAGTGGAGTTTGAGATGTTTATGCAGTTCATCTTCTACAGCCAGTGGGAGAAACTAAAGCAGTACTGCAATAGCAAAGACATCACCTTTTTTGGCGATATGCCATTTTATGTGAGCCACGACAGTGCTGATGTATGGAGTCATCCACACTTGTTTAAGCTTGATGATGAAGGCAACCCTACCGCTGTCTCGGGAGTACCACCGGATTTCTTTAGCGAAACCGGCCAGCTTTGGGGCACCCCTGTATATGACTGGAAGTCCTTAGCAGAACAGAAGTACGATTGGTGGATTCATCGCATAGACCACAACCTGCGTCTTTTCGGCCTGCTCCGCCTCGACCACTTCAGAGCCTTCTCTGCCTATTGGGAAGTGCCTGCCAGCGAAGACACAGCAGTAAACGGTAAGTGGGTAAAATCTCCAGGACGTGAAATACTGAGCCTGCTTCAGCACAAATACAAGAAGATGCCGATAATTGCAGAAGACCTTGGCGAAATAGACCAGCCTGTCCGGGATCTTATCAAAGAGTTTGATTTGCCGGGCATGTTGGTATTGGTATTTGCTTTTGTGGGCGATGAGAAGGCGTTTGAGAGTTCTTTTATGCCGCACAACCACACCCACAACAGCATAGTGTACACAGGCACACACGATAACAGTACCGTACGCGCATGGCTTGAGGAGTCTAACGACGAAGACGTAGATTTGCTAAGCCGATATGCTTTTCAAAAAATCACAGAGAAGAACGTGCACCAGGTAATGCTCCGCATGGCTTATATGTCAGTGGCACAGTTAGCCGTGGTTCCGGTACAGGATGTGCTTGGTTTAGGCAAGGAGGCAATCATGAATAAACCTTCCACAGGCTCAGGTAACTGGGAATGGCGCCTTCAACCAGGGCAATTCTCCAAAGAGTATGTAACTGAATTGCAAGATTTGGCCAAACTCTATGGTCGCTGGGAAGAACCTGAAAACAAGTAATTATCTGAATAGCAACTGATAGAAAAGTATAGCTGGCACGCCAGCTATACTTTTTTTATGCAAAGTGTTTTATTATATTGCTTTAGCACTATACTTCAACGCCCACATACATTAACTACATACATAGTGCAGATAACTGTATGTTTACTGCGATACGGTAGTCAGGTAACATTACAAAGTATAGAAGGACACATAAACCCAAATGAAGAGGAAGGCGCAACTACAAGAGATCAAGCATTGGGGCATCAGCTTACCTTATGTGTTCCTATTTAAAAGGAAGATCCATATAGGTACTCTATTCATACTTGCGCTAGTTGCTTACTTTGTACAGCATGTAACCTTCAAAACGCTAATGAAAACGGAATTAGCCAAAAATGGAGAGATTACAAAAGGCTATATTTTTGAATCAAAGGATGTAGGTGGTAAAGGGACAACATACCATTACTATACTTTTAAAGTAGCCAACACTTTGTATGAAAATCATGCCGCTAATGGGGAGTTTTCAGAAAAAGACTCAATATACATTGTCTACGATATACAGAATCCTGACAAAAATTGGGCGCTAAAGCTTTTAGAAAATGACTATCCTGATCAGCTACAGAAGAATCCAAATTATCTGAACTTAAAAAATAACGAACACCTAACAAGAGCTAAAGCATACTAAGGAGTGCCTTAGCCAAACCGTTGGGAGTAACACTCCAAGATTGGCAACTTCAAAAGATAACACATTTTGTTTCAGAACATAAAGAGATTGTTTTTATTTGGAGTTGTCGCGTTTATAGCCGCTGCTTGTAGCACGACAAAGAATTTGCATTCGAAAGAGTTTGTACAAACTCAACAAGAGTTAACAGAGAAGTTGACCCAAATAAGTAAAGCAGCAAGTTTCAACGGCTTTGGCGTAGCTTTAGTAAACGACAAAGAGGTTTTATACCAAAACGGTTTTGGGATTGCTAATGTCGAGACAAGCGCCAAGTATACAGAAAACACAGTTCAAAATATTGCCTCTATCTCTAAGACTGTCATAGGGCTTGCCGTTCTTAAAGCGCAGGAATTAGGCAAACTTAACTTAGATGACCCAGCCAATAAATATCTGCCCTTCACCGTATCCAATCCAGCATACCCGGAGGTCCCCATCACCATCCGGCACCTGGTAACGCATACGTCCTCTATTGTAGACACAGAAGAATACCTTTCCAGAAATCTGGTACTGAGGGACACAGTTAATCTGGTTCACAACCTCAACATTGATGTTTCGCCAACACGGTTTAATCCTCCATCAGCTAAAACCTCCTTAGAAGACTTCTTGAAAAACCTGCTTGACACCGATGGAGAATGGTACTCAAGAGAGGGATTCTCAAAAAGTAAACCAGGAAGCATGTATGAGTATTCAAATGTTGGAGCCTCACTTGCCGCATTAGTAGTGGAGAAAGCTACAGGCACTACTTATGATGAGTTTACTTCACAGTACATTTTACGCCCTTTGGAGATGCATTCATCGGGTTGGAGTTTTAATGCAATTGATTTTTCAAGCTATTCCCCCACTTATCAGGACAAACAAACACCTTATCCCTGTTACTCCCTTATTGGTTACCCAGACGGAGGATTGCTAACCACGAGCTCAGATATGAGCAAGTACATTCTAGAACTCATGAAAGGGTATCTTGGCAACGGGACTATCCTCACTAAACAGAGTTACAAAGAGTACTTTACACCACAACTTGCGGCAGAAAACTTCACTAACAGGAGTACCAGCGAATACAGTGATGAGTACAATATGGGAATCACAATGGGATTTGGCTCTACAGGAAACTTCGGGCACACCGGCGGCGATCCAGGAATGTCTTCTGTGATCTGGTTTTACAAAGACAAAAGGATGGGCCGGTACTTTATAGTTAACACAGATTGGAATACTGAATCATCCGGCAAAGACCAGAAAGCAATCTATGATCTGCTCCACGAATTTTATGTAAAGCTAAATAGCTTGAGCAAGACAACAAAGTAGTACTTGGTCAGTAGACAACTCTCTTTTACCTTTTACACAGCCTGGTTATACTTTAGGTAAATTATACTTTATGAAAACAGAAAAAGAAAAGATGCTCTCCGGTGAGCTGTACGACGCACTCGACAAGCAACTCTCAGATGAAAGGCTCCGAACAAGGCTACTTCTCAAAGAATTGAACGACTCCCGCGAAGACCAGGCGGAAGAGCGCAGCCGTATCCTAAAAGAACTCATACCTGACGCGGGCGAAGGCTTATGGTTGCAGCCTCCATTTTACTGCGACTATGGCACCAATATCAAAGTTGGTGAAAAGGTGTTTTTCAACTTCAACTGTATAGTACTTGATGTGATGCAGGTAACGATTGGCAGCCGAACCCTATTTGGTCCTAATGTGCAGATCTATACGGCCACACATCCCATGGATCATAAAGAGAGAGCCTCAGGCCTGGAGTTTGCCAAGCCTATCACTATCGGTGAGGATGTTTGGGTAGGTGGCAGTGCGGTAATTTGCCCTGGTGTAAGTATAGGCGATCGCGCAGTGATTGGTGCTGGCAGTGTAGTTACCAAAGACATACCGTCTGGTGTTTTTGCAGCCGGTAACCCTTGCAGAGTTATCCGCTCTCTTGAGCAAACAGAGTAGGCTTTACTTTTCTTGACTATCACGGTGGCAGTGTTATTTGAAGTAGCAGAAACACCTGCAGCTTAACACTGCCACTTTTTTGCTTCCCTCACCTACCGGGCCACCTACAATTCACAACACTCCTTTCACCTCTAATATCCTTTAAACCTGTTTGTTATCTACAATTAAAAGTTTACCTTAGGGTATAGTATATCTGCTACACCGCTCAATCCTATCATAACTATGGTACAACAAACAGCTTCCGTCGCACCTGGTAATAAGGCTCAGGATTTTGCCCTATTGGATACTGTATCCGATAAGATTGTTTCGCTTCAGGATGTGTCTTCGCCTAAGGCCACAGTTATCATGTTTATCTGTAACCACTGCCCATATGTTCAGCACATACTGCCAGAGCTGCTGAAGGTAGCAAGGCAATATAAAGCGCAGGGAGTAAGCTTTGTGGCCATTAGCGCAAATGATGCCTCCTTCTACCCGGAAGACGGTCCGGCACAGATGAAAAAGCTGGCCAAAGAAATGAATTTTCCGTTTCCCTACCTCTACGACCAGACCCAGCAGGTAGCCCGTACGTACCAGGTAGAGTGCACTCCTGATTTTTATGTTTACAACAGCAACATGTGCCTTGCCTACCACGGGCAGTTTGATGATTCACGGCCAAAAAGCAACATACCTGTAACAGGCAGAGATTTACGACAAGCTCTGGATGCCTTGCTTGCGGGGCAACCTATACCCGAGCACCAGACGCCAAGTATTGGCTGTGGCATTAAGTGGCGAGCAGCCTAGCTCGGTGAAGTTGGTGGCAGGTCTACCTTATTTTCACTAAGCATCTCCGACATAGCCTGGGCATGGTCCAGGTACTGCGACGTATACTTGTCGTTAGCAGCGTGTACGTACATAGTAGTACCTCCCTTAACCACATTGATTACATCTTCGTGCTCCTCCATCGGGATAGCAGGACAACCGAGGCTGCGGCCTAAACGACCAGCCTGTTCAATAAATTCTTCTGTAGCATACTCAGCACCGTGCATCACTATACAGCGGTCGCGGGCATTGGTGTTAAAGCCTTCGTCCAAGCCATCCAACCGCAGCGACAGCCCGTGCTTACCCTGGTATGTATTGCCAGTTACATAGAAACCAATGCTGCTCATGTAAGATTCACTCTTGTTGGAGAAGGTCTCGGCAAACTCCTCTCCTGAGTTGCGGCCATGCGATACATAGGTATTATGAAGTAGCTCCTTCTTTTCTACATCTACCACCCACAGGCGCTTCTCGTTAGACGACTTTGTAAAGTCAACAATGGTGATATATGGCTTGCCAGACACCTCGTTGTTGTGTCGCATGTTATAGTAGCCAGTGAGTGCTTTGTTAAACACCTCAAAGCGAAGCCCTGCCTCCTGCAACTGTATGTGGCTGTACAGGTTGTAAGCCACCTGGTTAAAGTGCATCAGTTTAAGGTTTGCCATCCTCCGCTTCATCGTATCCGTGCTGGAGTGCGGCATAGCGGCACCTGTGTTAACTGGTGTGGCCATTGGTGTAAGCACGAGCGGCGCAAACAAAGGCAGCAGGTTGCGGCTCAGCTTGCGGCGCATTCTTCTCCATCTTGGCTTTCTCATCTCTTTAAAATTTTATACTCATTGATTTTACGGCCAAGCGCGAAAGCGGTTTAAAACACACACTACAGCATACGTATAAGAAGTTTATCTAACCCAAAAACATATTGATAATTAGACCCATACTTACCAAAGGCACCATTTTTGCCAATATGTATGTTACCTGAATATCTGTACAGACACATTATGAGTAATAAGCAAAAGCACTACACCAACTATATTTTTTACACTTTCTTCACACTGGTTATACTTCTGCTAACCAGCTGTAGCCAGCAGCAGACTTTAAGAGGAGTGTTCAAAAGCCAGACACCTTACGAGAAGTATGCGGCTAAGCTGAAAGATGCAAACCTGGACGAAACGGCATTGGGCCAAGAGTGGATAACAGCTGGCCAGCAGGCCCTGCAGGACTCGCTAAGCGTAAGGCTGCCTTTTAAAGAGACGGGCTACTTTGCTGCCGATAAGCCCCGTGCCTTGGGTTATCGCATAGATGCCAAACGTGGGCAAAGGCTGATTGTAAACCTGGAGGTACAGGCACGAGAGCAACTGCAGGTGTTTATGGACCTGTTTGAAAGCGGCAATGGCAAACCTAAGCATGTAGCCGCCGCCGATTCTACTGCCGCTACCTTGGCTTATGAAGTAGATGAAGACCAGCAGCACATACTGCGTGTGCAGCCCGAGTTACTGCGCAGCGGTCAGTATACTGTAACCATTCAATCAGAGCCTATACTTGCCTTTCCGGTAGACGGGAAGAGTAGCCGCAACATTGCCAGCATTTGGGGCGACCCACGCGATGCCGGCGCACGCCGGCACGAAGGCGTTGACATTTTTGCCAAGCGTGGCACACCAGCCATCGCCGGCACCGACGGTGTTATCAGGCAGGTAGCCACTACTCCACGCGGAGGCAAGGTGGTTTGGCTGTCGGACATCAACCGCAGGCAAAGCCTGTACTATGCCCACCTCGATAGCCAGCTGGTGCAGGTAGGCCAGCACGTACAGGCAGGCGATACCTTGGGTCTGATTGGAAATACGGGTAACGCCCGAACCACTGGGCCGCATCTGCACTTTGGTATTTACCGCTACGGTCATGGTGCCATCAACCCCTACCCCTACGTGCACCAGTCTTCCGCCCCTGTGCCAGCTGTTAAGATTAACGGCGAACTGGTTGGCAACTGGGTTCGTGTAAGTAGCCGCGCGGCTAACGTGCGACTGCAGCCTAGCACAAAGTCGGGGGTATACCGTTCGCTACCTCAGCACACGCCTTTGCAGGTTACTGGTGGTACCTCCAGCTGGTACCGT is a genomic window containing:
- a CDS encoding DUF3536 domain-containing protein; protein product: MQRYICIHGHFYQPPRENPWLNEVELQESAAPYHDWNERISDECYARNSASRILNGNGNIVDIINNYSYMSFNFGPTLLEWMQKHDPETYQAILDADKESIKRFSGHGSALAQVYNHIIMPLANERDKHTQVIWGIYDFKKRFGRNPEGMWLAETAADTPTLEVLAEHGIKFTILSPYQAKAFRKIGEREWVKAEGANINPRRPYLCKLPSGREIVLFFYDAPVSQGIAFEGLLEHGEDFAHRLGGTFDAHSREPQLMHIATDGETYGHHHRFGEMALSYALHHIEEEKMAQVTVYGEYLSKFPPHYEAQIIEASSWSCAHGVERWRSNCGCNTGGHPSWNQEWRKPIRESFDWLRDKLVPLYEQEIRSLGADPWTTRNDYIQVIMDRSEANVASFIKNHTTRQLTTEEQVRFLKLMEMQYHTLLLYTSCGWFFDEVTGIETVQDVLYAARALQLARDLSGGDLGPEFIQRLSQAKSNHKDREDAGASYIKTVKPTMIDLLRVGAHYAVSSLFQNFPEELDLYCYTASSEDYDYIQAGRQKLAIGRATIKSKVTWEEITITYSVLHLGDHQLFGGVRKFMTLQDYNRLHQELKTAFERGYVSEVIMLLDKHFESHNYSFWHLFKDDQKKILNQVLAQTMENLEKDFQQLYDNNYALIAAIQTIGMQMPRPLQTTVDHIVNTRLQTEFESEEPDPQEIRRSLEEVKRMHVTLDYETLEFALSQRVDLLMKKIQEHPQDIATIDLMIALLEVVTGSKLATDYWQAQNIAFRMQQHEYKDMKKRSQQGNKEAMNWCQKFEKLYQNLNLKI
- the treY gene encoding malto-oligosyltrehalose synthase, with protein sequence MTYIPSATYRLQTSPNFKLSDIKQLIPYLHELGISTIYSAPIFCARPGSEHGYDVTAPYDINPEVGTQKELREIAAELKERGMGWLQDIVPNHMAFHPDNVWLMDVLEKGPQSQFYTFFDIDFHHPDFNGQVMVPFLGEPLDKIVEQGQLELKLTEKGISLNYFDNVYPVSVSSYRPLLQEALQASGDPEVSKQANQSLKELELLEAEESINPAAWGNFKKKLYKTEALRKALEQVLQNTSEEKEKLEKILQKQHYILSHWQDTEKQINYRRFFTVNDLICLRMEHPEVFEQYHQFIKQLCDQDILQGLRVDHVDGLLDPTTYLKRLRQLAGPEKYIIVEKILEGEEQLPERWPIQGNSGYDFLAWVSNLYTSAKGRRKLTEVYHRLIPAAPDNYEQLVFDKKMFILNNYMKGELENLLRLLQERHLIPLDPEEQWRKALAVLLAAWPVYCIYGNRLPLSKDEMEVVDNAFAEANKQAPDVAEQLKHLHTLFTLTPDDTEDTKHHKLYFVMRSQQFTGPLAAKGVEDTTFYTYNRLISLNEVGNSPDIFHLETEEFHERMLYRQRVYPHSINATATHDTKRGEGARMRLNVLSELPEEWEEKVTGWLQISQKYTTESTKNDLYFLFQTLLGVLPLEGEVDETLIQRVQEYLEKALREAKVNTDWSAPNETYEQAMKNLVHQLLQEDEDFMHSFQPFFLKVAHYGWIYSLCQSLLKLTCPGVPDVYQGTEFWDLSLVDPDNRRPVDYDLRYRYLQELQQEEAKDALNLHKALLHHPENSKVKLYLLHKVLATRRDMQDLFDKGDYVPLQVHGAKQQHVLAFARHYQGKWAIVAVPLLLTSLVNGHELPLGEEVWQDTAIVLPETAPQGWQQVLGQSTLNANGTLPVAQLLKTFPVALLTA
- the malQ gene encoding 4-alpha-glucanotransferase, whose amino-acid sequence is MIIDNRSAGILLHITSLPSRFGIGDLGPEAYTFADQLEEAGQRFWQILPLNPTEESYGNSPYSSHSAFAGNPLLISPELLVKDGLLHDKDLQHNEKFDDARVDYATVSKFKLKLLQRAFKNFSDELPDKLWKEFADFQKEHKLWLQDFANFVAFKKHFGDKGWVDWPKEIKQRDKKAVKELAEELNEQVEFEMFMQFIFYSQWEKLKQYCNSKDITFFGDMPFYVSHDSADVWSHPHLFKLDDEGNPTAVSGVPPDFFSETGQLWGTPVYDWKSLAEQKYDWWIHRIDHNLRLFGLLRLDHFRAFSAYWEVPASEDTAVNGKWVKSPGREILSLLQHKYKKMPIIAEDLGEIDQPVRDLIKEFDLPGMLVLVFAFVGDEKAFESSFMPHNHTHNSIVYTGTHDNSTVRAWLEESNDEDVDLLSRYAFQKITEKNVHQVMLRMAYMSVAQLAVVPVQDVLGLGKEAIMNKPSTGSGNWEWRLQPGQFSKEYVTELQDLAKLYGRWEEPENK
- a CDS encoding serine hydrolase domain-containing protein; the encoded protein is MFQNIKRLFLFGVVAFIAAACSTTKNLHSKEFVQTQQELTEKLTQISKAASFNGFGVALVNDKEVLYQNGFGIANVETSAKYTENTVQNIASISKTVIGLAVLKAQELGKLNLDDPANKYLPFTVSNPAYPEVPITIRHLVTHTSSIVDTEEYLSRNLVLRDTVNLVHNLNIDVSPTRFNPPSAKTSLEDFLKNLLDTDGEWYSREGFSKSKPGSMYEYSNVGASLAALVVEKATGTTYDEFTSQYILRPLEMHSSGWSFNAIDFSSYSPTYQDKQTPYPCYSLIGYPDGGLLTTSSDMSKYILELMKGYLGNGTILTKQSYKEYFTPQLAAENFTNRSTSEYSDEYNMGITMGFGSTGNFGHTGGDPGMSSVIWFYKDKRMGRYFIVNTDWNTESSGKDQKAIYDLLHEFYVKLNSLSKTTK
- a CDS encoding sugar O-acetyltransferase, whose protein sequence is MKTEKEKMLSGELYDALDKQLSDERLRTRLLLKELNDSREDQAEERSRILKELIPDAGEGLWLQPPFYCDYGTNIKVGEKVFFNFNCIVLDVMQVTIGSRTLFGPNVQIYTATHPMDHKERASGLEFAKPITIGEDVWVGGSAVICPGVSIGDRAVIGAGSVVTKDIPSGVFAAGNPCRVIRSLEQTE
- a CDS encoding thioredoxin family protein; its protein translation is MVQQTASVAPGNKAQDFALLDTVSDKIVSLQDVSSPKATVIMFICNHCPYVQHILPELLKVARQYKAQGVSFVAISANDASFYPEDGPAQMKKLAKEMNFPFPYLYDQTQQVARTYQVECTPDFYVYNSNMCLAYHGQFDDSRPKSNIPVTGRDLRQALDALLAGQPIPEHQTPSIGCGIKWRAA
- a CDS encoding murein L,D-transpeptidase catalytic domain family protein, producing MRKPRWRRMRRKLSRNLLPLFAPLVLTPMATPVNTGAAMPHSSTDTMKRRMANLKLMHFNQVAYNLYSHIQLQEAGLRFEVFNKALTGYYNMRHNNEVSGKPYITIVDFTKSSNEKRLWVVDVEKKELLHNTYVSHGRNSGEEFAETFSNKSESYMSSIGFYVTGNTYQGKHGLSLRLDGLDEGFNTNARDRCIVMHGAEYATEEFIEQAGRLGRSLGCPAIPMEEHEDVINVVKGGTTMYVHAANDKYTSQYLDHAQAMSEMLSENKVDLPPTSPS